In Populus alba chromosome 9, ASM523922v2, whole genome shotgun sequence, a genomic segment contains:
- the LOC118053701 gene encoding ATP-dependent zinc metalloprotease FTSH 10, mitochondrial yields MIFSKLGRSLSRSSRSINTLRAGNGGVLRSSAVINNIEGGFIDGRGGLGLLRGYLTSIGSRGTHNPFLSDLNSILANPRIRRFFSTEAPKKKNYENFYPKGKKEVPKGEKQKSESKENSSNADHDESDFNKGTFMKAFYLLAPLFVVQLLFYPFSFGDGDKQQISFQEFKNRLLEPGLVDHIVVSNKSVAKVYVRSSAQNQTSDDIVQGPVNGVPARGRGGQHKYYFTIGSVDTFEEKLEEAQEALGIDPHNYVPVTYASEMVWYQELMRFAPTLLLLGTLMYMGRRMQGGLGVGGGGGGKGGRGIFNIGKAHVTKADKNSKNKIYFKDVAGCDEAKQEIMEFVHFLKSPKKYEELGAKIPKGALLVGPPGTGKTLLAKATAGESGVPFLSISGSDFMEMFVGVGPSRVRNLFQEARQCAPSIIFIDEIDAIGRARGRGGFSGSNDERESTLNQLLVEMDGFGTTAGVVVLAGTNRPDILDKALLRPGRFDRQICIDKPDIKGRDQIFQIYLKKIKLDHEPSYYSQRLAALTPGFAGADIANVCNEAALIAARSEGSLVTMEHFEAALDRVIGGLEKKNKVISKLERKTVAYHESGHAVAGWFLEHAEPLLKVTIVPRGTAALGFAQYVPNENLLFTKEQLFDMTCMTLGGRAAEQVLLGKISTGAQNDLEKVTKMTYAQVAVYGFSDKVGLLSFPQKEDSLEMTKPYSNETGAIIDSEVREWVGKAYGHTVQLVEKHKEQVAQIAELLLEKEVLHQEDLIRVLGERPFKSSEASNYDIFKQGFEEEEKKVETPASTTDGDEDQSSPIEVVPA; encoded by the exons atgatattttcGAAGCTGGGCCGTTCTCTTTCTCGATCCTCCCGCTCTATT AATACACTGCGTGCTGGAAATGGCGGTGTTTTGAGATCTTCGGCGGTTATTAACAACATAGAAGGAGGGTTCATCGATGGAAGAGGAGGGTTAGGGTTACTGAGAGGTTATTTAACTTCAATTGGAAGTAGAGGAACTCATAATCCTTTTTTATCCGATTTAAATTCCATTCTTGCTAACCCTAGAATTCGACGTTTTTTCTCCACTGAAGCTCCTAAGAAGAAGA ATTATGAAAATTTCTATCCCAAGGGAAAGAAGGAAGTTCCGAAAGGGGAAAAGCAGAAATCTGAATCCAAAg AGAATTCTTCGAATGCAGACCATGACGAGTCAGACTTTAATAAGGGAACATTCATGAAGGCATTCTATTTACTTGCCCCCTTATTTGTGGTTCAACTGCTTTTTTATCCCTTCTCTTTTGGTGATGGTGACAAGCAACAG ATTAGTTTCCAAGAGTTCAAAAACAGGCTTTTGGAGCCGGGGCTAGTGGATCACATAGTTGTTTCTAATAAATCAGTTGCAAAAGTGTATGTGAGGAGCTCAGCACAGAATCAAACGAGTGATGATATTGTTCAAGGTCCAGTTAATGGTGTCCCTGCTAGAGGTCGCGGGGGCCAACATAAGTACTACTTCACTATTGGAAGTGTTGACACTTTCGAGGAGAAGTTGGAGGAAGCCCAAGAAGCATTGGGGATAGACCCTCATAACTATGTTCCAGTTACATATGCCTCTGAAATGGTTTGGTACCAAGAACTGATGAGGTTTGCACCTACACTATTGCTTTTGGGAACCCTCATGTACATGGGACGCAGAATGCAAGGTGGATTaggtgttggtggtggtggtggtggaaagGGTGGCCGTGGAATATTCAACATAGGCAAGGCTCATGTAACCAAAGCGGATAAAAACTCCAAGAATAag ATCTATTTCAAAGATGTTGCTGGTTGTGATGAGGCAAAGCAAGAAATCATGGAATTTGTGCACTTCCTCAAGAGCCCTAAGAAATACGAGGAGCTAGGTGCAAAGATTCCAAAAGGTGCTCTTTTGGTTGGTCCTCCAGGAACTGGAAAGACCCTTCTAGCAAAGGCAACTGCTGGGGAATCTGGTGTACCTTTTCTATCTATATCTGGTTCAGATTTCATGGAGATGTTTGTTGGTGTTGGACCATCCAGGGTGAGAAACTTGTTTCAAGAAGCAAGACAGTGTGCTCCTAGTATCATATTCATTGATGAGATTGATGCGATTGGGAGAGCTAGGGGGCGTGGTGGGTTCTCTGGTTCTAATGATGAGCGGGAAAGTACCCTTAATCAATTGCTTGTAGAAATGGATGGCTTTGGAACTACTGCTGGAGTTGTTGTACTTGCCGGTACAAATCGGCCTGATATTTTAGATAAAGCTCTGTTGAGGCCTGGCCGATTTGACCGCCAAATTTGCATTGACAAACCTGATATTAAAGGCCGTGACCagatatttcaaatatatttgaaaaagataaaacttGATCATGAGCCATCATATTACTCTCAAAGGCTTGCAGCTCTTACTCCTGGATTCGCGGGAGCAGACATTGCAAATGTTTGTAATGAAGCTGCTCTAATTGCTGCAAGGAGTGAAGGATCACTGGTTACAATGGAACATTTTGAGGCAGCTTTAGATCGAGTCATTGGTGGTTTGGAGAAGAAGAACAAG GTAATAAGCAAGCTTGAACGCAAAACAGTTGCTTATCATGAATCAGGTCATGCTGTTGCTGGCTGGTTCTTGGAACATGCAGAACCACTTTTGAAAGTGACAATTGTCCCACGAGGAACAGCTGCTCTGGGGTTTGCCCAGTATGTTCCAAATGAAAACCTACTCTTCACCAAGGAGCAACTCTTTGATATGACCTGCATGACACTTGGTGGCCGAGCAGCGGAACAG GTTTTGTTGGGGAAAATCTCAACTGGAGCCCAAAATGACTTGGAAAAGGTGACGAAAATGACATACGCCCAAGTTGCAGTGTATGGTTTTAGTGACAAGGTTGGTCTCCTCTCTTTCCCACAAAAGGAGGACTCGTTAGAGATGACCAAGCCCTACAGCAATGAGACAGGAGCAATTATTGACAGTGAAGTGCGTGAGTGGGTGGGCAAGGCCTATGGCCATACAGTACAACTCGTAGAAAAGCACAAAGAACAGGTGGCGCAGATTGCAGAGTTGTTGCTCGAGAAGGAAGTTCTCCACCAAGAAGACTTGATTCGAGTTTTAGGCGAGCGGCCATTCAAATCAAGCGAGGCCTCAAATTATGACATATTTAAGCAAGGGTttgaagaggaagagaagaaagtCGAAACGCCAGCAAGTACTACTGACGGGGATGAAGACCAATCATCACCCATAGAGGTCGTACCGGCTTAA
- the LOC118053700 gene encoding uncharacterized protein, translating into METTSVLLHSKTIPFSFTISINNRKRKLSFRHHDKHLQSHLSNTSVLSGQNLKPIKIPLNPPFSLYLSTSSLKITGTHLLSPPKCSYSGSVSTEGLQTHQFLKPFKNLSLVKLKATLLQLTPVDIIKWSAILSTAIAATKWTVNLVINPFFWMYFSWTWLFWPWFVAISLAVYGLYCFYKHSIGEASIFEQLAIVTSAFTWLTLVPPAHFSGYLQGWPFVFFFVYHYFFFFNVSVRKRLYGDYYARPHDPKWDLNPPRWCRLLFCVGVMAGHWLAAFEGPELHLIPGGWINVGIWILILATLLMQYNSTFYLAKYSEKVVVPSAVVQFGPYRWVRHPIYSSTLLLFVTYFIALRAPLSLLFVVAVCLMYYAQKAKMEEGLMIETFGEKYLEYMSKVQYKFIPLVY; encoded by the coding sequence ATGGAAACTACATCAGTTCTCCTTCACTCTAAAACAATTCCATTCAGTTTCACTATTTCCATCaacaacagaaaaagaaaactctctTTCCGGCATCACGACAAACACCTTCAATCCCATTTATCAAATACCAGTGTACTCTCTGGTCAAAACCTTAAACCCATAAAAATCCCATTAAACCCTCCTTTTTCATTGTATCTATCAACTTCATCCCTGAAAATAACGGGAACCCACTTGCTATCTCCTCCTAAATGCTCATATTCCGGCTCTGTAAGCACAGAGGGGCTTCAGACCCACCAATTTTTAAAACCCTTCAAAAACCTCTCTCTTGTGAAACTGAAAGCTACCCTTTTGCAATTAACCCCTGTTGATATCATCAAGTGGTCTGCTATCTTATCGACTGCAATTGCTGCCACAAAATGGACTGTGAATTTGGTAATTAACCCGTTTTTCTGGATGTATTTTAGCTGGACATGGTTGTTTTGGCCATGGTTTGTGGCTATATCACTTGCTGTTTATGGGTTATATTGCTTTTATAAGCATTCAATCGGTGAAGCTAGCATTTTTGAGCAACTTGCAATTGTTACATCAGCGTTCACTTGGTTAACTCTAGTCCCTCCTGCCCATTTCAGTGGATATCTACAAGGATGGccttttgtgttcttttttgtgtatcattatttcttcttcttcaatgtaAGTGTGAGGAAACGTTTGTATGGGGATTATTATGCACGTCCGCATGACCCCAAGTGGGATTTAAACCCACCCAGATGGTGTCGCCTTTTGTTCTGTGTTGGGGTCATGGCTGGGCACTGGCTTGCAGCTTTTGAAGGGCCAGAGCTGCACCTTATTCCTGGTGGGTGGATCAATGTGGGGATTTGGATTTTGATATTGGCAACTTTGCTAATGCAATATAATTCTACATTTTACCTTGCCAAGTATTCAGAGAAGGTGGTGGTGCCTTCCGCTGTTGTGCAGTTTGGGCCATATAGGTGGGTCCGGCACCCTATCTATTCGTCCACATTGCTTCTCTTTGTGACTTATTTCATTGCGCTTCGTGCACCTTTGAGCCTTTTGTTTGTGGTAGCGGTATGTTTGATGTATTATGCACAGAAGGCAAAAATGGAGGAGGGTTTAATGATTGAGACTTTCGGGGAGAAGTATCTAGAGTACATGAGTAAAGTTCAGTACAAGTTCATTCCTTTGGTTTATTAG